In Helicobacter pylori, a single genomic region encodes these proteins:
- a CDS encoding RNA pyrophosphohydrolase gives MLHKKYRPNVAAIIVSPDYPNTCEIFIAERIDIEGAWQFPQGGIDEGETPLEALHRELLEEIGTNEIEILAQYPRWIAYDFPSNMEHKFYSFDGQKQRYFLVRLKHANNIDLNKHTPEFRAYQFIHLKDLLKKIVPFKRQVYRQVIAYFRREGYLGC, from the coding sequence ATGCTACATAAAAAATATCGTCCTAATGTTGCGGCTATCATTGTGTCGCCAGATTACCCTAATACATGCGAAATTTTTATCGCTGAGCGCATAGATATTGAAGGAGCGTGGCAATTCCCCCAAGGGGGCATTGATGAGGGTGAAACCCCTTTAGAAGCGCTCCATAGAGAATTATTAGAAGAAATTGGCACGAATGAAATAGAGATTTTAGCGCAATACCCCAGATGGATCGCCTATGATTTCCCAAGCAATATGGAGCACAAATTCTATTCGTTTGACGGGCAAAAACAACGCTATTTTTTAGTGCGCCTAAAGCATGCTAACAACATTGATTTGAACAAGCACACGCCAGAATTTAGAGCTTACCAATTCATTCATCTTAAGGATTTGCTTAAAAAAATCGTTCCCTTTAAGCGTCAAGTGTATCGCCAAGTCATTGCTTATTTCAGAAGAGAGGGGTATTTAGGGTGTTAA
- a CDS encoding cytochrome c, with amino-acid sequence MKKVIMALGVLAFANALMATDVKALAKSCAACHGVKFEKKALGKSKIVNMMSEAEIEKELMGFKSGANKNPVMTMQAKKLSDEDIKALAKYIPTLK; translated from the coding sequence ATGAAAAAGGTTATTATGGCTTTAGGCGTTTTAGCGTTCGCAAACGCTTTAATGGCAACAGATGTTAAGGCTCTTGCAAAAAGTTGTGCCGCTTGCCATGGGGTTAAGTTTGAAAAGAAAGCTTTAGGCAAAAGCAAAATCGTCAACATGATGAGTGAAGCGGAAATTGAAAAAGAGCTTATGGGTTTTAAAAGCGGTGCCAACAAGAATCCTGTCATGACCATGCAAGCTAAAAAATTAAGCGATGAAGACATCAAAGCTTTAGCCAAATACATCCCCACTCTCAAATAA
- a CDS encoding coproporphyrinogen III oxidase family protein, whose protein sequence is MKMREINMILYIHIPFCENKCGYCAFNSYENKHGLKEEYTQALCLDLKHALSQTDEPIESVFIGGGTPNTLSVESFERIFESIYYNARLSMDCEITTEANPELITKAWCQGLKDLGINRLSLGVQSFREDKLLFLERQHSKNIAPVIETILNSGIENVSIDLIYNTPLDNENSLKEELKLAEELPINHLSAYALSVEKNTNLEKNAKKPSCTNFDNAIKEILEGFSFKQYEVSNYARNYQVKHNLAYWGAKDYLGCGAGAVGCVANERFYAKKLIENYIKDPLKRQVETLSEQDKRLEKLFLGLRCVLGVELSFLDENKVKFLIEENKAFIKNDRLVASDFFMADEMALWLL, encoded by the coding sequence ATGAAAATGAGAGAAATAAATATGATTTTATACATTCATATTCCCTTTTGTGAAAATAAATGCGGTTATTGCGCTTTCAATTCCTATGAAAATAAGCATGGGCTAAAAGAAGAATACACTCAAGCGCTATGCCTGGATTTAAAGCATGCCTTAAGCCAAACTGATGAACCAATTGAGAGCGTTTTTATTGGCGGCGGCACGCCTAACACTTTAAGCGTGGAGTCTTTTGAAAGGATTTTTGAAAGCATTTACTACAATGCGCGCTTGAGCATGGATTGTGAGATCACCACTGAAGCTAACCCCGAATTGATCACTAAAGCTTGGTGTCAAGGCTTAAAAGATTTAGGGATCAACCGCTTGAGTTTAGGGGTGCAAAGTTTTAGGGAGGATAAATTATTGTTTTTAGAGCGCCAACATTCCAAAAATATCGCTCCTGTGATAGAAACTATTTTAAATAGCGGGATTGAAAATGTCAGCATTGATTTGATTTATAACACCCCATTAGACAATGAAAACTCTTTAAAAGAAGAATTAAAGCTCGCTGAAGAACTCCCTATCAACCACTTGAGTGCTTATGCTTTGAGTGTTGAAAAAAACACGAATTTAGAAAAAAACGCCAAAAAACCCTCATGCACCAATTTTGACAATGCCATAAAAGAGATTTTAGAGGGCTTTTCTTTCAAGCAATACGAAGTGTCTAATTACGCTAGAAATTATCAAGTCAAGCACAATTTAGCTTACTGGGGGGCTAAAGATTATTTAGGGTGTGGGGCTGGGGCTGTAGGCTGCGTGGCGAATGAGCGCTTTTATGCGAAAAAACTCATAGAAAACTACATCAAAGACCCCCTAAAACGCCAAGTTGAAACGCTTAGCGAACAAGACAAACGTTTAGAAAAGCTGTTTTTAGGCTTAAGGTGCGTGCTGGGGGTTGAGCTTAGTTTCTTAGATGAAAATAAAGTAAAGTTTTTGATTGAAGAAAACAAGGCTTTCATTAAAAATGACCGATTGGTAGCGAGCGATTTTTTCATGGCCGATGAAATGGCTTTGTGGCTGTTGTAA
- the crcB gene encoding fluoride efflux transporter CrcB has product MNFVFLWAALGGAIGSSLRYFVGKMMPSKFLMFESFPLGTFSVNIIGCFVIGFMGHLAVKKVFGDDFGIFFITGVLGGFTTFSSYGLDTLKLLQKSQYIEAVSYALGTNILGLIGVAIGWFLAKNFVGIN; this is encoded by the coding sequence ATGAATTTTGTCTTTTTATGGGCCGCTTTAGGGGGGGCTATAGGGAGTTCGTTAAGGTATTTTGTGGGCAAAATGATGCCCAGTAAATTTTTAATGTTTGAAAGTTTTCCTTTAGGGACTTTTAGCGTGAATATCATAGGGTGTTTTGTCATCGGCTTTATGGGGCATTTAGCTGTTAAAAAAGTTTTTGGCGATGATTTTGGGATTTTCTTTATAACTGGGGTTTTAGGAGGTTTTACGACCTTTTCTTCTTATGGGTTAGACACTTTAAAACTCTTGCAAAAATCCCAATACATTGAAGCCGTTTCTTATGCCTTAGGCACTAACATTTTAGGGCTTATTGGGGTAGCCATTGGTTGGTTTTTGGCTAAAAATTTTGTAGGCATTAATTAA
- a CDS encoding uroporphyrinogen-III synthase encodes MREIVWVHSQRIAPYKTLILNELHYYPLELDPTPFNALVFTSKNAVFSLLETLKNSPKLKILQNIPAYALSEPTAKTLQDHHFKVAFIGEKAHGKEFVQEILPLLEKKSVLYLRAKEIASPLDTILLEHGINFQQAVVYENKLKHLTLSEQNALKPKEKSILIFTAISHAKAFLHYFEFLENYTAISIGNTTALYLQEQGIQSYSAKKPSLEACLELALSLRVKEC; translated from the coding sequence ATGAGGGAGATTGTATGGGTGCATTCTCAAAGAATCGCCCCCTATAAGACTCTCATTTTAAATGAATTGCACTACTATCCATTAGAATTAGATCCAACCCCTTTTAACGCTCTTGTTTTCACTTCTAAAAATGCGGTGTTTTCCTTGTTAGAAACCCTAAAAAACAGCCCCAAACTCAAAATTTTACAAAACATTCCTGCCTACGCTTTGAGCGAACCCACCGCCAAAACTCTACAAGATCACCATTTTAAAGTCGCCTTTATAGGGGAAAAAGCCCATGGCAAGGAGTTTGTTCAAGAAATCCTTCCTTTATTGGAAAAAAAAAGCGTTTTGTATCTCAGGGCAAAAGAAATTGCCTCTCCTTTAGACACCATTCTTTTAGAGCATGGCATTAATTTCCAACAAGCCGTTGTTTATGAAAACAAGCTCAAACATTTAACCTTAAGCGAACAAAACGCCCTAAAACCCAAAGAAAAGAGCATTCTTATTTTTACCGCTATAAGCCATGCAAAAGCCTTCTTGCACTATTTTGAATTTTTAGAAAATTACACCGCTATAAGCATTGGCAACACGACCGCTCTTTATTTGCAAGAGCAAGGCATTCAAAGCTATAGCGCCAAAAAGCCCTCCTTAGAAGCGTGTTTAGAGCTGGCTTTGAGTTTGAGGGTTAAAGAATGTTAA
- a CDS encoding rhodanese-like domain-containing protein produces the protein MLEDYAISLEEVNFNDFIVVDVRELDEYEELHLPNATLISVNDQEKLADFLAQHKDQKVLLHCRAGRRALDAAKSMHELGYTPYYLEGNVYDFEKYGFRMVYDDTSLSNKKN, from the coding sequence ATGCTCGAAGATTATGCGATCAGTTTAGAAGAAGTCAATTTCAATGATTTTATTGTCGTAGATGTGCGCGAGTTGGACGAATATGAAGAACTGCATTTGCCTAACGCCACGCTCATTAGCGTCAATGACCAAGAAAAGCTCGCTGATTTTTTAGCCCAACACAAAGATCAAAAAGTGTTGCTCCATTGCAGGGCTGGTCGCAGGGCTTTAGATGCGGCTAAAAGCATGCATGAATTAGGCTATACGCCCTATTATTTAGAGGGCAATGTCTATGATTTTGAAAAATACGGCTTTAGAATGGTCTATGATGATACCTCTTTGAGCAATAAAAAAAACTAA